Proteins from one Bacteroidota bacterium genomic window:
- a CDS encoding sigma-54 dependent transcriptional regulator, with protein sequence MKNEEIIVIEDNETMRLGIVESLRREGYKVQAYANGPQALKDFQFKPISLAIIDLKMEPMNGIQILEKIKEQNPATEVLMISAYGTVEDAVKAIQLGAADFLTKPFSPDELRMRVKKIVEKIQSERRIQELIEQNRLLSDEAFSSYAEMIGNSLQIKKVFTLVEQVANTESTVLIQGESGTGKELIARAIHRKSKRAENAFIKVNCGALNENLLESELFGHEKGAFTGAIRLKKGRFELANKGTLFLDEVGDISQAMQVKLLRVLQEGEFERVGGESTLKTDVRIIAATNRDLQKLIREEKFREDLYYRLSIIPINIPPLRERREDIPLLVDYFLKKQAGINCQKEKQIEIDGLKLLVDYLWPGNIRELENLIERLTVITIGDKIESNLISSHLNQGLNVNTSYNNLPLERAVESLEKNLIVQALKKANGVKNKAAKYLGIPTSVLYYKMEKYDL encoded by the coding sequence CATCGTAGAAAGCTTACGTCGCGAAGGTTATAAAGTCCAGGCATATGCAAATGGTCCTCAAGCGTTAAAAGATTTTCAATTCAAACCAATATCGCTTGCTATCATAGATTTGAAGATGGAACCGATGAACGGCATTCAAATACTCGAAAAAATTAAAGAACAGAACCCCGCCACCGAGGTGTTGATGATTTCAGCTTATGGAACTGTTGAAGATGCAGTGAAAGCGATACAATTGGGCGCCGCCGATTTTCTTACCAAGCCATTCTCGCCCGATGAATTGCGGATGCGTGTTAAGAAAATTGTAGAGAAAATACAAAGCGAAAGAAGAATTCAAGAGTTGATCGAGCAAAATCGTTTGCTTAGTGACGAGGCATTTTCGAGTTATGCAGAGATGATTGGGAATTCGTTACAGATTAAAAAAGTTTTTACACTTGTTGAACAGGTTGCCAACACAGAAAGCACTGTTTTGATACAAGGTGAAAGCGGAACCGGAAAAGAATTAATCGCAAGGGCAATACATCGAAAAAGCAAGCGTGCTGAGAATGCTTTTATAAAAGTAAACTGTGGGGCGTTGAACGAAAATCTTCTCGAGAGCGAATTGTTTGGACACGAGAAAGGAGCATTCACCGGCGCGATACGACTGAAAAAAGGAAGATTCGAATTAGCTAACAAAGGAACCTTGTTCTTAGATGAAGTGGGCGATATTTCCCAAGCGATGCAAGTGAAGTTGTTACGGGTTTTACAAGAAGGCGAATTTGAACGAGTGGGGGGCGAATCGACTTTAAAAACCGATGTTAGAATTATCGCTGCAACAAACCGCGACTTACAAAAATTGATACGCGAAGAAAAGTTTAGAGAAGACTTATATTATAGGTTGAGTATTATTCCAATTAACATTCCGCCGCTTCGAGAAAGGAGAGAAGATATTCCGCTTCTTGTAGATTATTTTTTAAAAAAACAGGCAGGAATAAATTGTCAAAAGGAAAAACAGATTGAGATTGATGGTTTGAAATTGTTAGTCGATTATCTTTGGCCCGGCAATATTCGTGAGTTGGAAAATTTAATAGAAAGATTGACCGTTATTACGATCGGTGATAAAATTGAATCCAATTTAATTTCGAGCCACCTGAACCAAGGTTTGAACGTAAATACCAGCTATAATAATCTACCACTTGAAAGAGCTGTGGAGTCTCTTGAAAAGAATTTAATCGTGCAGGCGTTGAAAAAAGCTAACGGAGTAAAAAACAAAGCAGCTAAATATTTAGGAATACCTACGAGTGTTCTTTATTATAAGATGGAAAAATATGATTTATAA